The genomic region CCTTCCATATGTCACTTACAATCATAGTCCAAGGAAAAATAGAGGGTGTGCCAAGAAAGGAGATCGGTGCAATCCCGAAAACGCCTAGAAATGTATTGATAATGCCGTCGGAGCTAAGGATATCCAGCATGATGCCGGCCATAATGACCCAGGAGAGGAAGTTCGGAATGTAGACAAGTGTTTGGAATGTACGTTTAATTCCACTATGCAGGACTTCGTTGAGCAGTAATGCGAAAATAACGGGCACGATTATACCACCGATAATCTTGAAGACAGACATGTACAGTGTATTCCAGATCGTTCTTACGAAGTTCGGCTGATTAAAGATGTGGTTAAAATTATCCCATCCTACCCATGGCGAGTTGAACCCGAGGCCCGGATTGTACTTCTGAAACGCAATAATAAGTCCGTAGAAAGGGATGTAACTAAAGATGAAGACCAGAACCAGGCTTGGGATCAACATGAGATGGTAAGCACGCTGTTGCTTCCATTTGCTCAGCATTCGTATTCCTCCGTTCTTGGTGCGATATATTGTAACCGCTACCAAGAAGAGACGAGAACATTCCCATCCCTTCTTGGCAACAGACTCATTATTTTCCGTATGCCTCATTGACTGCCTGGGTTGCGTCATCGCCTCCGGCTGCACGCCAATTCTGGACAATCACATCGAAATAATCGATACTTTCGCTACCCATAATAATCTTGGTGAAGCCTTCGGTCAGGATATCATCCAAGGTTGTGCCGTAGCTTGATAGGATTTCTGGCGTAACACCCCATAGGGCCGTCTTGGTGTAGTTCTCGCTGTCGAGTACTTTCTTGGCAAGACCATACGCATTCTTTGGAGCACCTTGTTGCAAATAGTCGCCGACTGCTCCTGGTGTAGCATTCTCCATGAACTCCACACTGTTGTTATATTTTTGCCACATTCCCGAAGTCGTGAGTCCACTCGTATCCTTGGATTGAAGGGCAGCGGAGACCGCCTCAAATTGCTCGTAATCGGAATTCGGATTAAGTACACGGAACGCTCCAACTACATGGGCAATATCGTTGTCCAGCAAGGCAGATAGCGTTTCTGTGGATTCCTTGCCATTGCCTTCATCAACAATATAAGCATAGTCGTTCAAAATTTTGATCACTTCTTCAGGGCTTTTAAATCCCTTTTTCATGACGATATAATTGTTGTTGGCGAAGAAGATGGATTGTTTTGCTTCTTTCCCATCGACGGTAGGGATGATATAAGGGTAGAAGATGGCGTCCTTACCTAGATTGGATACCGTATCGACACCCGGATTATAACCCCACCATTGGTAATAAGGCTGCATGCCCACTTTGCCGGCTACGATGTCCGCGTTCATCGCATTAAAGTCTTTGATTGCAAATTCCGGATCAATGATGCCTCGCTTGTACCATTCTGACCACTCAGCCAGCGCATTCTTCATCTCGGGTTGCACTGATCCATACACTAATTTTCCACTGTTATCCTCCATCCACATATCCGGATGCGCATTCCATGCAATGGCGAGCAGGTTGAGGTAATCTAACGATTGATCTACCGCTATACCATAACCTCCGTGCTTTTCCATGAATTTCAGTGCAATATTCTTGATGTCTTCCACAGACTTCGGATCCTGGACTCCCAATTCTTCTTTCCAGTCGTTCCGAATCCAGATGAAGTCTGGTTGTTCAATTAATCCCCAGTGCATCTGTGGTATGCCGTACAGCTTGCCGTCCTTCTTTCCAGATTCGTAACTGTCTGCATCTGCTTCCATATAACCTTTGAGACGATCTGAAGCGTGTTGATTAAAGACCTCGGAAAGGTCCATGACCATGTCTGCTTCGACCAACTGTCTGAGTTGTGATGGATTCACCCTGAATACGTCAGGAAGATCGTTGGATGCGATAGCCAAATTAAGTTTTGTATCATACTCATCGCTGACCCAGTCTGTTTTGACATCGATATTGAATTTCTCCTTGTAGCGCTTAATCCACACATTGTTTGTGATATCATCGCCCTTTGGATACTTGGCAGAAGTGTATTCTGACGTCACGGTGTGAATGGTTGTCGTTCCAGCCTCGTTGGAATCGGGGTCCGTAGTTGAATCTTTCTCCGTGCTGCTTCCATTGCTACAGGCTGCGAGTAATAAGGTTGACATGCATAAAGACAAGACTAAAGTTTTCGTTTTCTTGTTCATTTCTTTTCCCCCTTATCAGTCATATTTCAATAACGCTTTCTTGAAAATATTCTAAACGAGAAAGGGGGAACGTGATATAAAAGTTATTGACGAGAACCCATATGTTTTTTTACTTTCGAGTCAGGGCGGAGAAAAGATTAATGAGTTCAGTGCACTTTTTTTACTTTTTACTCCTTCTTTTTTTACTCATGTCTCCAAAAATTGCTTGAGATGTCGATCGATAACAAGTGAATCTGCTTCATTAGCTCCGATGCCGAAGCAGTGTCCCCACTTGGACTCTATAGGTTGAAAAACAGCGTTCGCCATATGTTGAACATCATAGGCACTATCTTCTGGCGTGAAGAACAAATCACTTGACCCCGGCATAACGAGTGCAGGAGAGGTGATCCTGCTTAACGCCAGTTCGAAGTTGCCGTCATCTAGGGGATTATTGCTGATGTCGCCATATATTCCAGTACGCAGCATGGTAATCAAGTCGTTAGCATCAAAGGATAAAAACACCTGGTCCCAGTAATCTTCCACATAAGATTGCAAGGTATCGTAACCTTCGGTTTGATACAATTTCTCCAAATAATATGCCTGCGAAAACCCCCATGGAGCATAAGCTCTTCCCATCGCTGCGAGACCGGCAACTGGAGGGCGCTCATATCTACCATTTTTAAAATTCGAATCTGCCTGTAACGCTGCGATCATGGATTCGAACACGAGCTGTGTATGCGGTCTGCTCTTTGCCGTTCCGCCAAAAGGGGCGATCCGTTCGACCATCTCGGGATAACTCGTTCCCCATTGAAAAACCTGCATAGCACCCAGAGACCAGCCCACAACGAGTTGGATTTTGGTGATACCAAACTTTTGAGTGATTAGTTGATGTTGGGCACGCACATTGTCATACATGGAGATGAGGGGGAAGTTCTGCTTATCATATGGGGCAGGGGTATTGCTGGGAGAGGATGATAATCCGTTACCCAACATATTGGGCACGACGATAAAATATCGACTGGGATCCAGTGCCTTATCTGCTCCAATCAACCATTCATTATCTGTGTGAAGTCCAGCAAACCAGGTTGGAACGACAATAACATTGTCCTTTGCCGGATTTAAGGTTCCATAGGTCTTGTAAGCAATAAAGGCTTGAGGGAGCAGTTGTCCCGATTGAAGTAGTGTATCTCCAAGGCTATAGGTTTCATAATCATTCATGGCTAGATTCTCCTTACAATATAGTAATAACTTGATTTCACTCTACAATACGTCTATCATCAATTCAATGAAACATAATCGAACGAAACATTCATTTATTTTGAACAAAGGAGGTGCCTGATTCATGGAAATACGCCAATTAAAAACCTTTTGCACGCTTGCATCGACCTGCAGCTTTAACCAAACTGCTGAATTATTGAGCTATGTACCGTCTACCATAACCATGCAAATCAAATCGCTGGAAGAAGAACTCGGTGTGAAATTGCTGGATCGATTAGGAAAAAGGGTCGTGTTAACGGATGCAGGCCAACAATTTATGCCGTATGCCACTAAAATTTTAAACGATGTAGAGGAAGCAAAATGCATATCTAGTCAACAGGGGGAATTGGCTGGAACGGTTGTCATCGGGGCAGATGAAGTGCTATGTGCTTATCTTCTTCCATCCTTGTTCAAACGCTTCCGAGCGGAGTATCCTGGTGTGCGGTTATTATTCCGTCCGTTGTCTGGCCAAGAGCTTAAATCTAGTCTGAGAGAAGGACAGGCCGATGTCGTTTTTGTATTGGATGAGCCGGTTACTTCCAAAGATCTTCATTCCGAGTTTTTAAAGGATGAGACCTTTCAATTGGTGGTTTCTTCCGATCATGTGCTAGCATCGCGTTCTGCGTTGGTTATTGATGACTTCCACAAACAGCATTTCTTGTTAACCGAAAAGAACTGTTCGTATCGCACGTACTTTGATCAAGCTCTACTGAAAAAAGGTGCGGATGCTCTGACAGAACTGGAGTTTCATAGTGTAGAAGCTATTAAACAATGCGCTGTGGCCGGTCTAGGGATCGCGCTGTTGCCTGAAATGGCTTTGAAGAAAGAGTTAAGCGAGGCGGAACTGGTTGCTTTACCGTGGGATCTGTCTGAAATATGCTTTTCGGCGCAAATGCTCTGGCATCGGGAGAAGTGGATATCTCCGTCCATGACTGCTTTCATTCAGGTCGCTAAGAATGAGTTACAATGATTGTTCAGAATTTGTTTAGACGTATATGTTAAAATACGCTTCATGGAGATCGTGAAGTGAAATGTAAATGAACCTTCAACATTTTGATACAGATATATATGGGGGATTAGCAATGGAGAGAAAGATTAGAAATTCTGCAAAAGCATTAATTATCAAAGATGGGAGAATGCTCGCGATTAGGCAGGAAGATAATGGCGATGTAATCTATCTCTTGCCTGGCGGGAGTCAGAATGCAGGTGAAACGCTGACTGATGCCGTGAAGAGAGAAGTAGCAGCAGAAATCGGAGTAGACGTAGAACCGTTATCATTGGAATTCGTTATTGAAGGTGTGTATGGCGCAGCTCTTCATCGTGTAGATTTTGTTTTTTTAGCCGAATACATAGGTTTAATGGACAATAATAGATCTATTCTGCCAAGTGACGAAAATCAAGTAGAATATGAATGGCTTGACATTAAAAACTTGATCCAACAACCTTTATTGCCCTCAAAATTACGAAAGCAAATCATTAGATTGGTTGAGGGAGAAACAACGGTTATGTATTTAGGAAATGAGGAAGATGAGGACCTGAATGGTTAGACGTGCACACGTCGTAAACAAACGGCGTCTTGTATTTATAGAGGAAAGGCTATTTCAAAGGACATAATGGTCCGGTAAAATAGCCTTTTTGCCGTTGAACAAATTGTGCATAGGGATTCAAAAATGAACATCTAGGCTAGGGGTTACAGTAGGCCAGGGGTTATATATCTTGTTCCTTCATGCCTGCAGTCATATTTTTCTGACCCCACATGACCATGGATTCAATTAAAGGAACCAATTCCTTGCCCGATGCTGTGAGCGAATACTCCACTCTCGGTGGAACCTCGTTATATTGCTCCCGATGCACGATGCCGTAATGAATCAATTCCTTTAAACAGTTCGTTAGCATCGTTCCAGTAATGCCAGGCAGTCTTCTTTTTAATTCATTGTAACGTATACAGTCATTTTCACTAAGGATTGCCAAGATCGGAAGATTCCACTTGCCTCCAATGACCTGAAATGCATAAGTCGCTGGACATAACTGATCAAAATTAAACTCGTATTTCACTTGATACCCTCCAATAGTATACTTTTTGATACTAAGTCAGAAAAAGAATCGTACTTGTTCAGAAGTTTGTAGACATTATAATCAAACTAACACAAGAAAATCAATTCATAAGACAAGATAAAGGCGGGATAAGTGTGAGTAACGAATCTATGATGTGTGATCTGGAAACAGGCGTATGTGGTGTGAGCGAGGAAGAAGCGATGCAAGAAATCAATCTGAATCACGTTGAGAAAAAGATAACTCTTTATTACGCAACAGATCCGATTTGCTCTCACTGCTGGGCGCTTGAGCCTGTGCTTCATCGGTTTGTTGAGGAATACGGTCATTACTTTACGATGCAAATCAAAATGGGTGGGCTCCTGGCTAACTGGAATGGTTTCTCGGATGGCGCTAATGGGATTCAGAAGCCCTCGGACGTTGCAGCGCATTGGAAGGAGGTAGGTGAGCATTCACGCATGCCCATCGACGGTTCCTTATGGCACGATAATCCCATACTTTCTTCCTATCCGCCATCTCGGGTATTTAAGGTCATTCAGAGTGCTCACCCTGGTAAAGAGCATGACTTTTTAAGACGTGCCCGTGAAGCCGTGTTTGCATTTAATCGAAATATTGGAGAAGATGATGTGCTGACGGATATCGTCGATCAACTGGGCTTGAATGGAAAAGAAGTGGTTGAAGCGGCTGCACAGCAATCTGCACAAGATTTATTAGAGGAAGACTTTGAGAGTGTGGCTAGTTTGGGCGTTAGAGGTTTCCCATCCATAATCATTGTGAATGAAGAGAACCAGGGTATAAAAATTGTCGGAGCGCGTTCTCTTGAAACCTATGTGCAAGCCCTTCAGCAGGTGCTCGGTGGTGATCTGAAACCCAAACAGATAACCTCGTTGGAGCAGAAAATCAGTCAGGGACACCTTCTTTTTTCTAAAGAATTGGAAGTCATGTACAATATCGAAAAGAGTGATGTTGATTCATATGTGAAATCTGAATTGGCAGAGCACACATATCGTATGGGTCATATTTTGAATGAGAGGTATATTGAGCATATTTGAGGAAGTATGTAAGAATCTTCTTGCTTAGGCACACGGATGTGTTATTCGCACAGGCAAGTCGTCCACCCATTGCGTAGACTGAAGTAGATCAAGTCAAGTGAGGTGAATTCCATGGCTAAAACCAATGAAATACACGTCCGGGTGAAACGGCTTAAGGATCACCCAGTCTGCGTAACTCTTCATAATGGCGAAACGTACGTCGGGTACATCTCTGGTGTTAACAGCGAAGGCGTAGTGCTTACCGGGGGCGGAAAGCTTACTCAGGCTGCAATCACAGCACCCTCATCTGGCAGTGCTCGCAAAACCAAACCTAAAGCAGGTGCTACGAGAAAAACAGTCTCCTCTCGGAACCGTAAACGGGCGAACAGCATTCGCAAGTCGCAGGTGCGATCCCGTTCGATGTCTCGTTCAACCTCTCGGCCAGCTCAGGTATCATCTTTCATGCCTATGCTAGGCTCATTGTTAGGTGGCTTCGGCGGAGTTGGCGGTGCAGGCTCGATTGGAGGTATGTTAGGCGGTGGTATGCGGTTATTTGGCATGATCCAGCGGTTTACACCTGTGGTCAAAATGGGATATGGCATGATTAAGCAGATTCAGCCATTTATGGGGGCAGTTCAAGGGCTGATGGCTCCGCAGAGCCAAGCAGCTCAGGCTGAAACCGAAGATGAAGAGGAAGCACAACAAGGATAATACTTGAAATGAAAATCGTGATATAGAACACAACCTTCGTTGCATTTGGGAAGGAAGTATTGCTAGTGTGTTGGGTGATTTGATCTCTTTCTGATCTGTTCTATTCCTTATCTTCTCCGCTAGATGCTTAACTGCAAGCTGCTCTCCGTACGCCAAACGGAGGGTAGCTTATTTGCTTATGCTGTATAAGAGGAATAAAAACTGAAGATTTCCAATACGCACCAAACATCTAACTTTGGAACTATATAGTTCGACCGACCACTGTCATACAGCAAAAAGCACCGCGCGCAGGGAGCTGCACGCGGTGCGAAAAACAATGCTGATGTTGCAGAGTAGGAGAAAATTCTTTCCCGCTCTTATTATGCCTGTTTGGTTTTGAGGCGAATCACGTTCCATGATGCTTTGTTCAAGACTGCTTGCACTTTACCCTGGTCAACCGTTGTATATCCGCCGTTGTGAGGAACAACGTTACGTGGGTTTTCTTTGGTATTGGTGGCTTTCAAGTCGTTGTTCTCCAATACGATATGCTCCACAAATGTGGTTTCGCCGAAGGAACGTAGATCTACATTCAGTTCCATTTGCTCATCCAGATGTCTGTTCACCGCAAAGATTGTGATCGTGCCGTTCTCTTCATCATGCACACTGATCGCTTCGAGATAAGGCACATCTGTAAAGTCTTTGGAATCATATTTAGGTGAAGTTGTGATGGATCGCAACACCGTACCACGACCGAAGTTGGATGCATGCATGAATGGGAAATACGTCGTCTGGAACCAGATCGCTCCGTTATTTTCTGTCATGATTGGTGCAATGGTATTAATCAACTGAGCAAGGCAAGCCATTTTTACACGATCGGCGTGCTTGAGTATGGTAATCAGGTAACAGCCCACGGCTAGTGCATCTTCATGTGTGTATACATCTTCAAACTCTGGAGGAGCAATCTGCCACCGTTCTTCCATACGGCTTGTGCCAATGGATTTCCAGACATTCCATTCATCCAGAGACAGCATCAATTTTTTCTTGCTGCGTTTTTTGGCTTGTACAAAATCACAGATTGAAGCCACACTATCAATAAATTGATCCAAATCCAGCGATGTCGCCAGGAAGTCATACGTGTTGTCTTTGTTATTGTTGTAATACTGATGCAGGGACAAGTAGTCCACATTTTCATAAGTGAGATCCAGTACGGTTGCTTCCCAATCTGCAAATGTACTCATGTCACGGCTGGAACTGCCGCAGGCCACAAGCTCGATCTCAGGGTCTACCCATTTCATCGCTTTAGCGGTCTCATTGGCAATACGGCCATATTCATATGCAGTCATCGCACCAATCTGCCAAGGTCCGTCCATTTCGTTGCCCAGACACCACGTTTTGAATTTATGTGGGTCCTTGTAGCCGTGAGAGATACGCAGATCACTCCAGTATGTACCAGATGGATGGTTGCAGTATTCCACCAGGTTTCTCGCCGCGTCGATCCCCCGAGTACCAAGGTTAACTGCCATCATAACTTCGGTTCCAACCAGTTTGGCCCAGTCTGCAAATTCGTTCGTTCCTACGGCATTCGTTTCAATGGTCCACCATGCCAGTTCAAGTCTGCGTTTACGCTCCGCTACGGGACCAACGCCGTCCTCCCAATTATAACCGGATACGAAATTCCCGCCCGGATACCGAACGATGGGTACGTTCAGAGCCTTGATCGCTTCAATGGCGTCCTGACGGAAACCTTGAGCATCGGCAGTAGGATGACCTGGATCATAAATTCCGCCGTATACGGCCCGTCCCAGATGTTCTATAAATGAACCATAAACACGCGGATCTACTTCAGCAATCTGAAAATCTTTATCGATAAGCATTTTGGATGTAAGCAATGAGAAAACCTCCATAGAATTAATTTTAGGTGTATAAGAAACCTTATTTTCACATTGAGTTCGCATAAAAGCAAAATCAACTTATTGATTTGTTATCTAATGTGTATCATAATGCTA from Paenibacillus sp. FSL R5-0341 harbors:
- a CDS encoding alpha/beta fold hydrolase, which gives rise to MNDYETYSLGDTLLQSGQLLPQAFIAYKTYGTLNPAKDNVIVVPTWFAGLHTDNEWLIGADKALDPSRYFIVVPNMLGNGLSSSPSNTPAPYDKQNFPLISMYDNVRAQHQLITQKFGITKIQLVVGWSLGAMQVFQWGTSYPEMVERIAPFGGTAKSRPHTQLVFESMIAALQADSNFKNGRYERPPVAGLAAMGRAYAPWGFSQAYYLEKLYQTEGYDTLQSYVEDYWDQVFLSFDANDLITMLRTGIYGDISNNPLDDGNFELALSRITSPALVMPGSSDLFFTPEDSAYDVQHMANAVFQPIESKWGHCFGIGANEADSLVIDRHLKQFLET
- a CDS encoding DsbA family protein, whose protein sequence is MSNESMMCDLETGVCGVSEEEAMQEINLNHVEKKITLYYATDPICSHCWALEPVLHRFVEEYGHYFTMQIKMGGLLANWNGFSDGANGIQKPSDVAAHWKEVGEHSRMPIDGSLWHDNPILSSYPPSRVFKVIQSAHPGKEHDFLRRAREAVFAFNRNIGEDDVLTDIVDQLGLNGKEVVEAAAQQSAQDLLEEDFESVASLGVRGFPSIIIVNEENQGIKIVGARSLETYVQALQQVLGGDLKPKQITSLEQKISQGHLLFSKELEVMYNIEKSDVDSYVKSELAEHTYRMGHILNERYIEHI
- a CDS encoding NUDIX domain-containing protein; this encodes MERKIRNSAKALIIKDGRMLAIRQEDNGDVIYLLPGGSQNAGETLTDAVKREVAAEIGVDVEPLSLEFVIEGVYGAALHRVDFVFLAEYIGLMDNNRSILPSDENQVEYEWLDIKNLIQQPLLPSKLRKQIIRLVEGETTVMYLGNEEDEDLNG
- a CDS encoding LysR family transcriptional regulator, whose amino-acid sequence is MEIRQLKTFCTLASTCSFNQTAELLSYVPSTITMQIKSLEEELGVKLLDRLGKRVVLTDAGQQFMPYATKILNDVEEAKCISSQQGELAGTVVIGADEVLCAYLLPSLFKRFRAEYPGVRLLFRPLSGQELKSSLREGQADVVFVLDEPVTSKDLHSEFLKDETFQLVVSSDHVLASRSALVIDDFHKQHFLLTEKNCSYRTYFDQALLKKGADALTELEFHSVEAIKQCAVAGLGIALLPEMALKKELSEAELVALPWDLSEICFSAQMLWHREKWISPSMTAFIQVAKNELQ
- a CDS encoding helix-turn-helix domain-containing protein — its product is MKYEFNFDQLCPATYAFQVIGGKWNLPILAILSENDCIRYNELKRRLPGITGTMLTNCLKELIHYGIVHREQYNEVPPRVEYSLTASGKELVPLIESMVMWGQKNMTAGMKEQDI
- a CDS encoding alpha-N-arabinofuranosidase; this translates as MLIDKDFQIAEVDPRVYGSFIEHLGRAVYGGIYDPGHPTADAQGFRQDAIEAIKALNVPIVRYPGGNFVSGYNWEDGVGPVAERKRRLELAWWTIETNAVGTNEFADWAKLVGTEVMMAVNLGTRGIDAARNLVEYCNHPSGTYWSDLRISHGYKDPHKFKTWCLGNEMDGPWQIGAMTAYEYGRIANETAKAMKWVDPEIELVACGSSSRDMSTFADWEATVLDLTYENVDYLSLHQYYNNNKDNTYDFLATSLDLDQFIDSVASICDFVQAKKRSKKKLMLSLDEWNVWKSIGTSRMEERWQIAPPEFEDVYTHEDALAVGCYLITILKHADRVKMACLAQLINTIAPIMTENNGAIWFQTTYFPFMHASNFGRGTVLRSITTSPKYDSKDFTDVPYLEAISVHDEENGTITIFAVNRHLDEQMELNVDLRSFGETTFVEHIVLENNDLKATNTKENPRNVVPHNGGYTTVDQGKVQAVLNKASWNVIRLKTKQA
- a CDS encoding ABC transporter permease subunit — protein: MLSKWKQQRAYHLMLIPSLVLVFIFSYIPFYGLIIAFQKYNPGLGFNSPWVGWDNFNHIFNQPNFVRTIWNTLYMSVFKIIGGIIVPVIFALLLNEVLHSGIKRTFQTLVYIPNFLSWVIMAGIMLDILSSDGIINTFLGVFGIAPISFLGTPSIFPWTMIVSDIWKGFGFGTVVYLAALTSIDPGLYEAAVIDGAKRWKQTIYITLPLLMPTIVLMTVLSLGNVLNAGFDQIYNLYSPVVYQTGDIIDTYVYRLGIQQAQYSIGTAVGLFKSIISSVLVAVSYILAYRVAGYRIF
- a CDS encoding extracellular solute-binding protein, producing the protein MSTLLLAACSNGSSTEKDSTTDPDSNEAGTTTIHTVTSEYTSAKYPKGDDITNNVWIKRYKEKFNIDVKTDWVSDEYDTKLNLAIASNDLPDVFRVNPSQLRQLVEADMVMDLSEVFNQHASDRLKGYMEADADSYESGKKDGKLYGIPQMHWGLIEQPDFIWIRNDWKEELGVQDPKSVEDIKNIALKFMEKHGGYGIAVDQSLDYLNLLAIAWNAHPDMWMEDNSGKLVYGSVQPEMKNALAEWSEWYKRGIIDPEFAIKDFNAMNADIVAGKVGMQPYYQWWGYNPGVDTVSNLGKDAIFYPYIIPTVDGKEAKQSIFFANNNYIVMKKGFKSPEEVIKILNDYAYIVDEGNGKESTETLSALLDNDIAHVVGAFRVLNPNSDYEQFEAVSAALQSKDTSGLTTSGMWQKYNNSVEFMENATPGAVGDYLQQGAPKNAYGLAKKVLDSENYTKTALWGVTPEILSSYGTTLDDILTEGFTKIIMGSESIDYFDVIVQNWRAAGGDDATQAVNEAYGK